A stretch of DNA from Ovis aries strain OAR_USU_Benz2616 breed Rambouillet chromosome 17, ARS-UI_Ramb_v3.0, whole genome shotgun sequence:
gaaagtgaaagaggaagagtgaaaaagttggcttaaggctcaacattcagaaaacgaagatcatggcatctggtcccatcacttcatagcaaatagatggggaaacagtggaaacagtggctgactttattttttggggctccaaaatcactgcagatggtgactgcagccatgaaattaaaagacacttgttccttggaaggaaagttatgaccaacctagacagcatattaaaaagcagagacattactttgctgacaaaggtccatctagttaaagctgtggtttttccagtagtcatgtatggatgtgagagctggactataaagaaagctgagagctgaagaattgatgcttttatttttttttttagttttttattttttaaattttaaaatctttaattcttacatgcattcccaaacatgaacccccctcccacctccctccccacaacatccctctgggtcatccccatgcaccagccccaagcatgctgcatcctgcgtcagacatagactggcgattcaattcacatgatagtatacatgttagaatgtcattctcccaaatcatcccaccctctccctctccctctgagtccaaaagtccgttatacacatctgtgtctctttccctgtcttgcatacagggtcgtcattgccatcttcctaaattccatatatatgtgttagtatactgtattggtgtttttctttctggcttacttcactctgtataatcggctccagtttcatccatctcatcagaactgattcaaatgaattctttttaacggctgagtaatactccattgtgtatatgtaccacagctttcttatccattcatctgctgatggacatctaggttgtttccatgtcctggctattataaacagtgctgcgatgaacattggggtacatgtgtctctttcaattctggtttcctcggtgtgtatgcccagaagtgggattgctgggtcataaggtagttctatttgcaattttttaaggaatctccacactgttctccatagtggctgtacttctttccttctactcactctggggttctccaactcttccttttctagttgctttagttgtagagttaggttatttatttgacttttttcttgtttcttgaggtatgcctgtattgctatgaactttcctcttagcactgcttttatagtgtcccacaggttttgggttgttgtgttttcattttcattagtttctatgcatattttgatttctttttgatttcttctgtgatttgttggttattcagaagtgtgttgttcaacctccatatgttggaatttttaatagtttttctcctgtaattgagatctaatcttaatgcattatggtcagaaaagatgcttggaatgatttcgatttttttgaatttatcaagtttagatttatggcccaggatgtgatctatcctggagaaggttccatgagcacttgaaaaaaaggtgaaattcgttgttttggggtgaaatgtcctatagatatcaattaggtctaactgatctaatgtatcatttaaagtttgcgtttctttgttaattttctgtttagttgatctgtccataggtgtgagtggggtattaaagtctcccactattattgtgttattgttgatttcccctttcatacttgttagcatttgtcttacatattgtggtgctcctatattgggtgcatatatatttataattgttatatcttcttcttggattgttcctttgatcattatgtagtggccttctttgtctcttttcacagcctttgttttaaagtctattttatcggatatgagtattgccactcctgctttcttttggtctctatttgcgtggtatatcttttccagcccttcactttcagtctgtatgtgtcccttgttttgaggtgggtctcttgtaagcagcatatagaggggtcttgtttttgtatccattcggccagtctttgtctttttggttggggcgttcaacccatttacgtttaaggtaattattgataagtatgatcccgttgccatttactttattgttttgggttcgggtttatgcaccctttcgtgtttcctgtctagaggatatcctttagaatttgttggagagctggtttggtggtgctgaattctctcagcttttgcttgtctgtaaagcttttgatttctccttcgtatttgaatgagatccttgctgggtacagtaatctgggctgtaggttattgtctttcatcactttaagtatgtcttgccattccctcctggcctgaagagtttctattgacagatcagctgttatccttatgggaatccccttgtgtgttatttgttgtttttcccttgctgcttttaatatttgttctttgtgtttgatctttgttaatttgattaatatgtgtcttggggtgtttcgccttgggtttatcctatttgggactctctgtgtttcttggacttgggtgattatttccttccccattttagggaagttttcaactattatctcctcaaggattttctcatgatctttctttctgtcttcttcttctgggactcctataattcgaatgttggagcgtttcatattgtcctggaggtctctgagattgtcctcgtttcttttaattcgtttttcttgtttcctctctgattcatttatttctaccattctatcttctatttcactaatcctatcttctgcctctgttattctactatttgttgcctccagagtgtttctgatctcatttattgtgttattcattatattttgactcttttttatttcttctaggtccttgttaaacctttcttgcatcttctcgatccttgtctctaggctatttatctgtgtttccattttgatttcaagattttggatcattttcactatcaatattcggaattccttctccggtagattccctacttcttcctcttttgtttgatttggtgggcaactctcctgttcctttacctgctgagtattcctctgtctcttcatcttggttatattgctgtgtttggggtggcctttttatattctgataatttgtggagttctctttattatggagcttcctcactttgggtggggttctatcagtggcttgtcaaggtttcctggttagggaggcttgtgttggagttttggtgggtggagctgggtttcttctctctggagtgcagaattgatgcttttaaactgtggtgatggagaagactcttgagagtcccttggactgcaaggagtccaaccagtccattctaaaggagatcagtcctgtatattcattagaaggactgatgttgaagctgaaactccaatactttggccacgtgatgcaaagaactgactcattggaagattctgatgctgggtaagattgaaggcgggaggagaaggggacgacagaggatgagatggttggatggcatgaccgactcaatggacatgagtttgagtaaactctgggagttggtgacagacagggaggcctggcgtgctgcagtccatggggtcgcaaagagtcagacacgactgagctaaactgaaaGGATGTGGAAAAAGAAGGGTAAGtgttagggctttcctggtggctcagtgataaagaacctgcctgccaatacaggagacacgggtttgatcctggatCCAGGAAGTTTCCCACaagccttggagcaactaagcccgtgtgtcaTACATGTGTCACACAGAAGCCCACAacactgagtctgtgctctagagcctgggaactgccaCTTCTGAGCCCACAAGCTATAACTACTAgagctcctcaacaagagaagccaccacaatgagaagcaatGAGAGAAAACCTGCTTgtagccacaaagacccagcacagccaaacaccaaataaatcaataaaattatttttttttaaagaaaggcaaGTATTAGTCAtttgggaaaaggaaaacaatcatCTTTGTATTTATGAGAATCTCGATAGTCTCTGCTAACACAGAAGAAAGAGTCTACTCCATTTGTTGAAATATCCAGCCTGACCATATCAAGGTGCTCAGGTTCACCCACCCAGGGCTCACCTTGGGGCATTCCAGCCTACATAGATACCCCCTGCCAGTTAGCTTCTTATAAAATCACAAAGTAGGAACTTGCTTGGTGGTCCACTGATTAAGACTCCACGcgttctaatgcagggggcctgggttcaatccttggtcagggaactaagatcccacttgccaagaggcatggtcaaaaaataatagtaataataatcacAAAGATCCACAGAGTGTAACTGGCAGATACTTGCTCTCATGAAAAGTAGGAGCTAATCATCAGATCCTTCTTGTAGGCCCTTCCTGCCAAGAACATGAACTTTACATTCAAGGACCTGTTGGTTAGTGAGGATAGTGAGGGAGCTAAGTGTAGCTGTTTGGTGGATACACTTATTTATTAGAAGTTCGGAGACTAACAAGTAGGGTGTGGGGAGGAAAGTGAGAGGAGAATGATCTTGGAAAGCTGGTTTGGCAATCATCTGTGAAGGGCCTTGTAGACCAATTCAGGGAATGTGACCTTTAACCTggagcgtgcatgcatgctaagtcgcttcagtcgtatccgactctttgcaaccccatggactgtagccttccaggctcctttgtccataggatcctccaggcaggaatattggagtggcttgccatttcttcctccagggaatcttcctgacccaggaattgaacctgcgtctcctgtattaagaagcagattctttaccactgcaccacctgggaaggacaGCACTGACAAACCTAGAGCAGAGGTAACAAACTCAAAATCCCACAGAGACCAGGCCTGTCGATGAGTGAAGCTGATCAGGTAAGTGGAGACGGAGGCAAAATGGAGCATTCCTGCTGTGTCTTAAGGGTGAAGCTCTTCTCACATCCTGCAGATTGTCATCAGGTAGGATGCTTGGCCCAGTGTGGCCAGATCTTCCAGTTTCCTAGAGAAGCTGGAaatccaggtgtgtgtgtgtgtgtgtgtgtgtggccacatcttatggcatgtgggattttagttcactgaccagggatcaaacctgggccccttgcagtggaatttggagtcttaaccactagaccacccagGAGGTCCCCACATGTATCCTTTCCATACACTCTCTCCCCTCACCCTTCCCTAAACTGAAAGCTGAAAGGTGGACAGATGATCTCTAAGGCCAAAGGACAGGAAAGTTTACGAaaccacctgccaaagcaggagacccagattcaacccctgggttgggaagatcccctagaggagggcatggcaacctactccagtattcttgcctggagaaatcccacagacggaggggcctggtgggctacagtaaatggggttgcaaacagttggatgtgactgaagcgacttagcacatacaggTCTTGGGAGCAGACTGATTTTACCCATGACCGTTTTGGAGATAAACTCCTTGACCAACTGCCGCCACCCATGGGCTGAAcacataattaaaatgaaaaacatacaGACCGTGGCACTCCACTCTTTTGAGCAGGCGGATTTGAGAAACTCAGAGCCAAATCCTCTTTTGCTGACAGCAGAGGGAGAACCCGGCTCCCAGAGAGGCTGTTTCATGAACAGGGACATGAGAAGTGGCTTCAGATTCATTTCACGGCCTCAGTGGTGGAGCAGCTGGTCACTGGGTCCAAGGAAGGATGCCCAGGGTAGGAGGTGCCAGTGAAGGAGGGGAAGGGCGACTCACTTCAGAGAACTTTTCAAACAGCCAAACAAATGCtattttagggattttttttcccctccatagATCCTTCTGATTTTGAAGTGCTGTATTTTTGGGTCTGGGCGCAGGAAGTGGCCCTGAGGAGCGGCAGAGCTAAGCTTCCCCTCTCTGGCACCGCCTGGGAGAGCCCCCACGGGATGAGGGTGAGGTTGGGGCAGTCAGGCAAAGGTTAGGGAGGAGAGACCCAGAACAGCTCCAGGAAATGTTTGTGTTTCTCCactggggagggaggaaaaacaagcttttttttttttttcgtgccTTCTGTGTAGCTTCGCTTAATCCTCCAGCTTGGAGAGACTCTGAAGAGAGGCTGGAAAGAAAATTTCATTCTGGGGCAGGTCCCAACAACTCCTCTCCGGCATGAATTTCCTCGGACCAGCCAGCTGCTTCCCAGAAATGACAACTTGGTGAAGTCACCTGTGTTTCCAGGCCCTGGGGTGCTACAGGCTTCAGCTCTTGGgccaggaggtggggggtgggggttggagaTGGACCGCTTGTGATCCAGCCTCCACTGCAGAGTTGCATTTCCTGGCTGAAGTTTCTGTTCTCCAGGCGGTGCCTGCATCCATGCACACGTGTGGTACCTGCCTCCCACGGTAAGGAAGTTGGAAACGGCACGGCCCAGCACACGGAGCACTGGTCCTCTGTCCACCATGGCCAACAGGTCGTGCTGCCTCATCCAGGGGTACCACATGCCCGAGGTGATGCCGTCGCTGCTAATCCTCGCCTTTGTGCTCGGCATCCTGGGCAACGGCATCGCCCTCTGTGGTTTCTGCTTTCACATGAAGACCTGGAAGCCAAGCACTATTTACCTGTTCAACTTGGCCATAGCCGACTTCCTTCTGATGATCTGCCTGCCCTTTCGGACAGACTACTACCTCAGACAGAGGCAATGGGCATTTGAGGATATTCCTTGTCGGATGGCACTCTTCATGCTGGCCATGAACAGGGCCGGGAGCATTGTCTTCCTCACAGTGGTGGCTGTGGACCGGTATTTTAAAGTGGTCCATCCCCACCATATGGTGAACACCATCTCCAACTGGACTGCGGTTGGCATCGTCTGTGCCCTTTGGACCCTGGTCATCTTGGGGACTCTGTATCTTCTGATGGAGAACCATCTGTGTGTGCAAGAGAAAGTCATAGCTTGTGAGAGCTTCATCATGGTGTCAGCCAATGGCTGGCATGATGTCATGTTCCAGCTGGAGTTCTTTCTGCCCCTTGGCATCATCTTGTTCTGCTCCTTCAAGATCATTTGGAGCCTCAAGCAGAGGCAGCGTCTGGCCAGGCAGAGTCGGATGAAGAAGCCTATTCGTTTCATCATGATGGTGGCAGTGGTGTTTATTGCCTGCTACCTGCCCAGCGCATTGGCCAGACTCTATTTTCTCTGGACGGTGCCCTCCAGTGCCTGCAATCCATCTGTCCATATGGCCCTCCACGTCACGCTCAGCTTCACCTACATAAACAGCATGCTGGACCCCCTGGTATATTATTTTTCAAGTCCCTCATTCCCCAAATTCTACACCAAGCTCAAAATCTGCAGTTTGAGACCTAGGTATCCGGGATGCTTCAAGAGGCCAGAGGGGATGCCCACTTCCAACCTTTGTTGCAAGAGTTGCGT
This window harbors:
- the HCAR1 gene encoding hydroxycarboxylic acid receptor 1, yielding MANRSCCLIQGYHMPEVMPSLLILAFVLGILGNGIALCGFCFHMKTWKPSTIYLFNLAIADFLLMICLPFRTDYYLRQRQWAFEDIPCRMALFMLAMNRAGSIVFLTVVAVDRYFKVVHPHHMVNTISNWTAVGIVCALWTLVILGTLYLLMENHLCVQEKVIACESFIMVSANGWHDVMFQLEFFLPLGIILFCSFKIIWSLKQRQRLARQSRMKKPIRFIMMVAVVFIACYLPSALARLYFLWTVPSSACNPSVHMALHVTLSFTYINSMLDPLVYYFSSPSFPKFYTKLKICSLRPRYPGCFKRPEGMPTSNLCCKSCVSVANSFQSQSEVQ